Genomic DNA from Candidatus Paceibacterota bacterium:
CTCCCGCGTATGACCTCATTTGATCCAGCCAGTGTCCGGCAGGCGGTCGCTGAGTTTACGCCGCGCCGTCCAGAGAAGTTCCAGGACCTGATCCCGGCCAAGGATGTCATCGCAGAACTCCGGCAGAAGCGCGCGTCGTATCGCGCGATTGCCGAACTGCTCACGCAGCATTGCCTGCCGACCAGCAAGACGGCTGTCGCCGTGTTCTGTCATGAGGTGCTTGGCGAAATCGTTCGTCCGCGACGGCGTCCCGGGCGCAAGCGGTCCGTTGTCCCCGCCGTGTCCAGCCCTGAAGCGGCCCAACAGCATCCACCGGACGCGCTCCCGGTCGCAGAACCACCGGCCAATGTCAGCAGCGAGGACTCTCAACAGCCGCGCCCGCGCGGGCCGCGCATTGCCCAGGTGCGGATGCTCAAACTCCAGACCACATGAAACGACTCGATTTGATCCTCAACGGCAAAGGCGGCGTCGGCAAAAGCTTCTTTGCCGTGAACTTCGTCCAGTTCCTCAAGGACAAAGGCATGCCGCACGTCGCGATTGACTCCGACAACGAGAACTCGACGTTGAAGCGGTTTCATCCAGACGCACGATTTCTCGACCTGGACAACCGCCGCGAACTCGACGGCATCTTTGCCGCGCTGGAGAAATCTCAACTCGTCGTCATGGATTGCCGGGCGGCCTCGACCGACCTGTTCATTGAATACTTTGCCGAGATAGACCTGCCAGCCGTTCTCGCGGCGATGGGTGGGCAACTCACGCTCGTCATGCCGGTGAATCACGAGGCCGACAGCGTGGACCAGGTGCAGCGGCTCGCCGACCAGTTCGGCAAGCAGTCCGGTTACGTCGTGGTGCGCAACGCCGCACACAGCGACAGCTTCGCGCTGTTTGAATCCTCGGAGGTGCGGGCGCAGCTCAAGGACAAGCTTGGCGGGCGCGAAATCGCGATGGCCCGTTTGCAGGATTGGCTCGTGGAGATGCTCAATGCTGAGAACGTGACCATCACCGCCGCGGTCAAGCACGCTGCGTTCAGCCTCCTTGATCGGCAGCGCCTTCAGACCTGGCAGCGCAAGCTCTACGGCGAAATCGAATCGGTCACGGAACTCCTTTTGCCGACCAAGTAGCCTATGCCAAACATCGAACCCGACTTTGACGACGACTTCGAGCGGGCGGTTGCCGACTGGCGCGAACGATACCGACTGCGCGAGGACGATGCGGTGCTGCTGCTGGTCGACCTATTCCGCATCCACCAGCGACATTGGGATGACCTGCGACGGCGCGAATTGCCGTCGTTTGAACTGGTGCGGGCCGACATCGCAAAGCTCGCGGAAACGACGCGGACATTTCAGGCACAGTCAGCGGCCCTGCTGGACGCCTTGAAGAAGCTGCCCTCGACGCATCTCGCGGCCCGAATCACCCGGACGGCGGCATTCTTCGCCGCGCTCGCCAGCCTGCTGGCTGGATACCTGATCGGGAGGGCGTGGCCGTGAAACTGGACTTCATGCCAATCAGTCCGATCGCATTCCCGCCAGACCTCGAAGTGATGTTCCGGCATCCCCAATACCTCCTGCTGGCTGGCGCGATTGGATTGGCACTGGTAGCCGCGTGGCTCTTGTTCGCACCGGCGAAGCGGGGATTTGTTGCGCGCCTGGGCGGGTTGACGTGGCGGCGAAATCAGTTTTGCCGTGGCTGGCTCATCACCGGCGACACCGGCTCAGGCAAAACCAGCTCTGGAATCAACCAACTCGCGCACCAGGTCTTCCAGAACGAGCCAACGTGGGGCGGCCTGTGCATCGACGAAAAGGGGGTCTATTGGGAGACGCTCGCTGCTATGGCCCGGCACTACGGGCGCGAGCACGACCTGATTCATCTGCAAATCCGCGCCAACGACGCGGATGGCCAGTGGACGCCGCCGCACCGCTACAACCTGACCGGCGACCGAAGCATCCCATTCACGACCTACGCCAAGTTCGTTGTGGACACCGCCACCAGCCTCGGCCAGGGCGGCGACAAGGGATTCTTCAAAAGTCAGGCGCAGACGCACATCGCCCATGCGCTGGAAATGCTGTTCGAGTTGAACCGACCGGTGACCCTGCGTGGCGCGTTCGAGCTTCTGTCCGACCGCGAGATGCTGGAGGAAGAAATGGAGAACCTCGAATCGCTGCTGGAAACGCCGCGCCGCGAAGCCGTTTACGCCCACTTCGCCAACCGCTTTCTGACGCAACCCGACGAGCAGCTTGGCGGTGTCCGCGAAACCATCGCCAACTATCTCCAATACTTCCTCACCCCCGAAGTGGCCGAAGTGTTTTGCACGGGTGAGAGCACGTTCCACTTCAACACGATTGACCAGGGCCGAATCATCCTCACCACGATGCCGCAGAAGTTTCAGACCGAGCGCCGTTACGTGAACACGTTCCTGAAACTGCTCTACTACAACCATGCCCTGCGCCGATTCGACCAAGCCAAGGACGCCCGCGCCAAGAACAACCTGCTCATCCTGTGGGCCGACGAAGCACAGCGATTCATGACGGCGAGCGAGGATGGCACGAGCGACTACAATTGCGTTGATGTGATCCGCGAAGCTGGCGCGACGGTGGTCGCCGCCGCCCAGAGCACGACCTCACTCGTGCCACCGCTTGGCAACGACAAGGCGAAGGTGCTCACGCTGAACCTCCGCAACCGCCTCATCTTCCGCGCCGCCGACGAGGCCGACGCCGTTCAGGCCGCCGACTTTCTCGGCAAGAAACGCGTCGTCAAACGCTCTTGGGGCTACAGTGCCGGACGGGCAAGCAGCAACTACTCCGAAACCGAGGAACACAAGATCAAGCCCCACAAGCTCCGCAACCTGCGTGACCACGAGTGCGTCCTCGTCCATTGTGAGCGCGGCTATCGCCGGGTGACTCTCCCACCGCTGGAATCGGACGGCACAGTTGCAAATTGGTTCTCGCGATGGAGGAGACTCATTTGAGCCTTGAGGCAATGCCGACCAGAATGGCACTGGCATTCTTCTGAGCGCCAGCCCTAGTAATTCTTCAGCCCTCTGGTCATAGTTGCTTTGATCCTGTCAGTCAGCTCCGGTGGGGAAAGGACATGGGCGTGATCTCCCCAACTCAGAATCCACCGTTCAACTTCTTCAAAACCGCCAAGCTCCAGTGACAACTTGAGCCTGCCGCCCTTCATCTCCGTTATGCGTTGGGACGAATGCCAAAGTCGTTCTCGGATGAGCCTCGATGCAAAACGGTCAAACAGTATTTCCACCGTTGTTGGCTTGCTTCCTGAGAAGATGCCAAAGCTGTTCTTCAATTCACTTGCCGCCGAAAAACCCTTGGGTTTCACGAACGTGATCTTCGTCGTGTGAAGGGCCTTCATCCTCCCTGGGACGAACTTCTTGACCGCCTGGGTCTCCACATCCAGGGCGAACAAATACCACTGCCCTTCCGCGGACACCAATTCGTAGGGTTGCACTCGACGAGGCTTGAACTTCGTATCTTTCAAACCTTGGTATTCAAAAGTGATCTCATGACGCTGCCTGATGGCGATCACCAATTGTTGGAACACGCGAGCGTCAACAGAGTTCACTTCAATGCTCTTGAATGAAATCGCATTCTGAAGCTCGGACCATTGAAAGGAAAGCTCCCCACTCAGACCAGCGGTGAACTTCTGGAACGTGTTTCTGAGCGGCTTTTCGAATGGAGTGCCGACGTATTGTTCCAATGCCTTTTCACCAACGAAGATTGCGAACAATTCCCCTTCCGTCAGCTTGAGCAGCGGAAAGCTGCTGACCTCAGAAGAAAAAAGGTAGCCCCTCCGGTGAACATCGAACTCGATCGGTAGCTTCATGAAATCCTTCATGAATTCGATGTCCCGGTAGATTGTCTTCTTCGAGACTTCGAGTTCTTTTGCGAGCGTCGGAAGGTTTGGGAGGTCACCCGAGCGAATTCGCTCAAATATCCTATGGATACGGTGCAGCGTGACGCGATTCAGGTCGCGATCCGTCCGAACACTTTTTTTAGACATGGCCCGTAGATGTCCTCCCCTCTCATGTATCGTTGGACCAAAAATGAAGATTGACCAACATGTTGTTCAGCGGGCGCGCGGGTGGGCAGTTCTCGGTGAAGGTAACCAGCGCGATACCGTCGTGCTGCCAACCCAAGCAGCGGCGATTGCTCAAGCTCGCAAAATTGCACGCAGAAGCGGCGGTGACCTGATTATCCATTGTCTCAGCGGCCGTATTGATTCGTCGAAGAATAGCGAGTCCGCAGTGAGGAGCAAACCGTGATTTCCACCGCAAACACTGAAATCCAAAACCACAAGACAAACCAATATGGCAAATCCAAATGATAGAAGCGTATACCGTCGCGACGACGGAAAGTGGGTCAACAAACTGAACACGTCGGACCGTGCGTCCAGCGTTCACGATACCCAAGCCGAGGCAAATCAAGCCGCCGCAGAAATGTTGAGAAACTCGGGCGGTGGTGAACGGACGACGATGGGCATCCATGGCACGATTGTAAGCAAAGACACGATCGCGCCGGGACACGAAAGCGGCGTCAAGGACCGCGAGCACTGACCATCCTTGTTTATGGCGTATACAGGCGCACAACTTGACTGGATTTACGGTTGCACGAGCGGCTATTGCCACCTCTGTCACACGAAACTCTCCAGGAAGAACTACAACCGGCCGGGCAGACGGGGCTCATGGCATGTGGACCACTCCAATGCTCGTTCCAACGGCGGCACGGACCGGTGTCCTAATCTCAAGCCCGCATGCATTGACTGCAATCTCGACAAAAGCAACAAAACCACACGGACTGCCCGGCGCTGGAATGGAAAAACGCGAGCGCCGCTGTCGCGCGAGAAGCGGAAACAAGCCAAGACGGAAAACGCGATCCTCGGCGCTTTGGGTGGCGGTGTGGTCGGTTTTGCCGTCGGAGGCCGGTTGGTGCGGTGGTTGGAGCGCTGGCTGGTGGACGTCTGGCCGGGGCGGCAAACCCCGACAAATGATCAAGTGTCAGAATACCCCAGCCAAGGATTGACTATCACCGAGTAATCAGAGGAGGTCGTAATATCAAACCCGGAAACAGGCTCAACCCGCAGCTCCAAGCAGGTAACCCAGCGCTCCACCCTACCGCAAATACGCACCTACAGTATCAACAATCCGGCATAACGAATTGCAATTTGACAACCGCCCGAACTTTGATACTGTATATTTCGTCGGTTCAAACGAAAGGCATCACCGGCGACCGGGATGCCTTTCCAGCCAACCGCGAGCCTTGCGGCCACGATCAGGTGTTGCGACCAAGAAGGTGGCAGAGGGGCGGGCGGGAAACAACAACTATTCGGGGTCGAGTCGCGCCTCGCACCGCGACATTATGATCGCCCTTAAAAAGCCAACTGGCCCGCGGCCCTTGCCGCGCATCAGCGTCACCAAACTTGGTGAATATGTCGGCAGCCGGTCCGCTGCCCGACGCAAAACCATCCTCGTGGACCAGAAGTATCCCAAGCCGTTCAAGACGGCCATTTACAATGACTGCTTCGACCCCTTGGTCGGATTCTTCGTGGATGCTGCACATGACCCGGCGGCGGTGAGGGCAGCCATCACCGCCATTCAATCCCGAACGGTCGCGACCGAGGCCGAGGAGATGCGTCGTCAGGTCAACAGCCAAGCGCTCGACCACCTGCTTAACACCGCGCCCAGCCTGCCGCTCACCGGCATCACGTTCCGCAAAGCACCCGAATCCGCCAAGCACCTGCTCATCGCGGGCGTCGAAGTCAGCATTCGGCCCGAACTGGAACTCGTCGTCACAGGGAAAGGCGGGGTGGTTCGCTACGGTCTGCTCAAGCTCTACCTGAGCAAGAGTCATCCACTCACGGACGACGCCGGAAATTACGTCGCCACGCTCGTTCATTCCTACGCGAGTCATCGTTTCACCGGACCGAAATCCGTGGACCGGAAGCACTGCTACGTCTTCGACGTATTTCAGGAGAAGCTCTTTGTCGCGCCGGTGAACCACACTCAACGTCGCAAGGACATCAACGCAGCCTGCGAAGAAATCGCGAGCCGCTGGCCATCACTCTAACCAAACGATACTATGGCAACGAATCCACCTAAAGGCGACGGCCACCGGAATGGTCCAGTGACGAACCGTTCGCAAACTTGGAATCCCCACTCCGAACGCTGGGTGAAGCGCGACGGTGACACGGGGCGCTTTATGGACATGAAGTGCAATCCGAAACCGTTCAAAGGCGTGCGCAAAGAAAAGTAATCTGTGAACACAACGCTTGGACAAGTCGCCGCGCTACGGGCCGGCTATCCATTCCGGTCGAGCATTGAGCCCGACCCGGACGGGACTGTCGCGTTGATTCAGGGGCGCGATGTGGACGCCGACCGCCTCCGCATCGCGCCTGCCCAAGATGGGCTGACGCAGATTAGCGCCAGCGGGATTCGGAATCTCACCGAGCACCTGCTTCAGCCCGGCGACGTGATTCTCATGGCGCGCGGCCCGCGCAACTACGCCGTTCCCATCGGCGAAACCAGCGGGCAGGCCATCGTGCCGGGCAGTTTTCACGTCCTCCGTCCCGACACAACCCTTGTGTTCCCGCCATTCCTCGCGTGGTGGCTCAACCAGGACGCGTCGCAGCAATTCATGCGCGCAAACAATTCTGGAACGACCATTCCCATGATTTCCCTCGACGTGCTGCGCGCGTTGCCAGTGCAACTGCCGCCGCTGGACGTGCAACGCCGCGTTGCCGAACTCAATTCACTGATCGAACAGGAACACAATCTCATGAACGAACTTTCCACCGCCCGTCGCGACCTCTTGCGCGCCTGGGCCAACCAACAAGCCGCCCATGCCTGATCCCATCATTGACCGCAAAGCCGAAATCAACCGCGTTGCCTGGAAGGCGTGCGACACCTTCCGGGGCGTCATGGATTCGTCAGTTTACAAGGACTACGTCCTGACCATGCTCTTCCTCAAATACCTGAGTGACGTGCGCCGGCAACGCGTCGAGGAACTACGCGCCCAGTTTCCCAAGGACGAAGTCATGGTGCAGCGCCGCCTTGCTCGTGAGCGGTTTATCATGCCGGAGGACGCCACGTTCGATTCGCTCCACGCCCAGCGCGATGCCGACAACATCGGCGAACTCATCAACCACGCGCTCGATTCCATCGAAGACGAGAACAAGGCCAAGCTCGACGGCGTGTTCCGCAAGATTGATTTCAACTCAGAGGTGAACCTCGGCGAAACGCGCGACCGCAACCGCCGCCTCAAGCACCTGCTGGAAGACTTCGCACCATTGGATCTCCGCCCGCGCACGCTTGGCAACGCCGACATCATCGGCGATTGCTACGAATATCTCATCGGCCAGTTCGCTTCCGACGCTGGCAAGAAGGGCGGCGAGTTCTACACGCCCGCCGAGGTCGCCACGTTACTCGCCAAGCTGCTTGCGCCAAAACCGGGCAACAAGATATGCGACCCAACGTGCGGCTCGGGCTCGCTGCTGGTGAAAGTCGCCCACGAAGTGCCGCGCAAGGACAAGACACAGCCCGCCAACGTCGCCGTGTTCGGCATGGAGAACAACAACCAGACCTATGCGCTGGCGCGGATGAACATGTTCCTCCACGGCCTTGACGCCGCGCGCATCGAATGGTGCGACGCGCTCAACTCACCCAAGCTTGTCGAAGACAGCCGCCTGATGAAGTTCGACATCGTGGTCGCCAATCCGCCGTTCTCGCTCGACAAGTGGGGCGCGGAAAAAGCCGCCGCCGATCCTTACGGCCGCTTCCATCGCGGCATCCCGCCCAAGAGCCGGGGCGACTATGCGTTCATCACGCACATGATCGAAGCCGCTGCCGCTGGCTCAGGCCGCGTCGGTGTCATCGTGCCGCATGGCGTGCTGTTTCGCGGCGCGTCCGAAGGGAAGATTCGGCAGACGCTCATTGAGGAAAACCTGCTCGAAGCCGTCATCGGCCTGCCGGTGAATCTCTTCTATGGAACGGGCATTCCCGCCGCGATTCTCCTGTTCAACAAGGGCAAGAAGGAAGCCCGCCACGGCACGGACATCCTGTTCATTGACGCCAGCCGCGACTTCGCAGCCGATGCCAAGCAGAACAAGCTCCGCCCGCAGGACATCGAGAAGATTGTCGAGACATTCCGTAAATTCGAGGACGTGCCCAAATACGCCAAGCGCGTGACGTTCGAGGAAGTGAAGGAGAACGACTTCAATCTGAACATCCCGCGCTACGTGGACACCTTCGAGCCGGAAGCCCCGGTGGACTTGAAGAAGGTGCAGAAGGAAATCACCCGCCTCGAAAACGAACTCGTAGGCGTGCGAAAGGAGATTGGCCGCTACCTCAAGGAGCTTGGACTGTGACGAAGTTGCCTAGCAACTGGAAACGTGTTCGATTCGATTCGATAACGCGCATCGAGAACGGCCAGGTATCGCCGCTGGAAGACTGCTACGCGGACCGGTTGTATCTCGGACCAGAAAACATCGAGTCGGGGACAGGCGCTATTAGTGGGCTGAAGACTTGCAGGGCGCTTGGGCTGACCTCAGGCAAATATCCTTTCAGAGCGGGGGCAATCGTTTACAGCAAAATCCGCCCAAACTTGAACAAGGTCTGCCTCGTTGACTTCGATGGGGTGTCAAGTGCTGACGCCTATCCCATATATGTCAATGCCGAGGTTGCTGCTGCCTTCTTGGTGCAAGTGATGCGTTCACCAATGTTTGTTCGCCAAGCCATAGCAACGTCTGCACGAACCGGGATGCCGAAGGTCAACCGCGAAGAATTGGGCTCATTCATTGTTCCAATACCGCCGTTTTCGGAACAACAAACCATTGCCGCAATTCTCCACGCGTGGGATCGAGGCATTGAGAAGCTACAACAACTCATCATCGTAAAGACGGACCGAATGGGAGCACTTCGCCGCGACCTGCTATTTGGCGAGCAGAGGTTCTCTTTCGCTAGGCGGGCGAAGTGGCAGTGCGTCCAATTAAGCGAAGTCCTGAAGCACATCTTCCGCCCGGTCAACTGGTCGCCGAACGACGTTTATCGCCTCATCAGCATCCGCCGCCGTTGTGGTGGACTGTTCCGCCGTGAGGATTTGCGCGGCGCAGACTACAAGACCACCGACCTGCACGAGATTCGCACCGGCGACTTTCTAGTTTCCAAGCGGCAGGTTGTTCACGGCGCGTGGGGCATGGTCACGAAGGAGTTCTCCGGCTGCCATGTCTCCAAGGAATACTCCATCCTCGTTAACAAAGCCCCTGACGTGCTGCACATGCCGTTCTTTGACTGGCTGTGCCACGAGCAGCGCATGTGGCATCTGGCATTCCTCGCCAGCGACGGCGTCCACCGCGAAAAGCTCATCTTCGATTCCAAGGACTTCCTGCGCCACTACATCGAGTTGCCTCCCACCATCGAGGAGCAAAAACACATCGTGCAGGTGCTCGACGCCTGCGACCGCGAAATCCGCCTGCTCGAAGCCGAGTTGGAAGCCCTCAAGCAACAAAAGCGCGGCCTGATGCAAAAACTCCTGACCGGCGAAATCCGTGTTAAGACCAAATAGGTATGAGCGACGACAACGTGACTCCCAAGAACTCCGACTTTCTTCGTGATGCGTTCGCGACAGAACAGGAATGCCTCGCGGCTCGGTTGAGGTCCTCGCGCCGCATCACCCACGCGGGCGACCGAGGCGAAGTCAACGAGCAGCACTTCATTGATTTTCTGCGCAAGTATCTCCCGAACCGCTACACCGTTGAGAAGGCCATCGTGCTTGATAGCGACGGCAAGGTCAGTCAGTCCATTGATGTGGTGGTGTTTGATCGGCAATACACGCCCGCCCTGCTGGACAACGACAAGCATCGCTATGTCCCCGCAGAGGCCGTCTATGCCGTGTTTGAGTGCAAGCCGAAGATTGACAAGGGCTACCTGGAATACGCGGCGGACAAAGCCGCGTCAGTGCGCCGGCTGAAGCGGACATCGGTCGAAATCTACACGGCCAACGGCAGACTTTCCCCGAAGCCACACTTCGAGATTGTGGCGGGCATTCTCGCCATCGAAGTGGATTGGAAGGACGGTCTGGGCGAATCGTTTCGGGAGATTCACGCGAAGCTGCCGAAGGAGGGCACGATTGACTGCGGGTTTGCCGCAACGGGCGCGAGTTTTGATGTTTTCGAAGCACAGGGCAAATACACGTTCGGCCCACCGGAAAACGCGCTTGCCCATTTTGCATTCCGACTGCTCTCGAAACTGCAATCCCTGGCCACAGTCCCGGCAGTGGACTGGATGGCCTACGCCAACCAACTCGCAAACAAGCCCGCCACCCAAGGAGTGCCCCATGTTTGATTACAACGAACAGATTCAAGCTTACGAAACCGACTGTGTGAATCTGCCGCAGGCGGTAAAGGACAAATTGCGTGGCCACCGTGAAGCGAACCGCAATCGCCTCAAGCGAAATCGCCCCGAGGACATCCGCCTCAATGACGACCATTTCATTCCACAAGGTTCGATGGCCATCAACACGACTGTGCAGGAAAAAGACAACGCCTACGACATTGACGATGGCGTGTGGTTTCACAAGGACGACTTGAAGAAGAAGGACGGCTCGGCCTACACCGCCCGAGAAACCCAAGAGATGGTGCGCGATGCGCTCAAAGACACGAACTTCAACAAGCAGCCGGAAATTCACAACAACTGCGTCCGCGTGTTCTACGCTGAGGGCCATCACGTGGACGTGCCGTGTTACCGCAAGCTGGATGCAGACACCGACAACGAGCGGCAGGAATTGGCCGGGGCAAACGGCTTCACTCCGTCCGATCCTACCGAGATCAACCGTTGGTTTGAGGAACGCGTCGAGGCGCTGAACAAGCAGCGGGATGGAGCAGGCTCGCAATTGCGAGTGATGATTCGCCTGATGAAACGGTTCGCCCGCAGTCGCGGCGAGGATTGGGACATGCCGAACGGGCTCAAGCTGACAATGCTGGTCGAGGAATGCGCTCCCAGCTACTACGAGCGTGACGACGAGGCGTTCTACTGGCTGCTTTCAAAGCTCAAGACCCGGCTTGCGTCCAGCCTCGAAGTCGAGAACCGGGCGCAAACCAAGACCCCGCGCGACAAACTCACGAAATCCGCGAACGATGAAAACATGATCGAACTCCGCACCCGCGTAGGCGAGGCGCTCGACAAGCTGTTGGTGCTGCATCATCCCAACTGCACGAAGCCGCAGGCGCGCGAGGCGTGGGATTGGGTGTTCCAAAGCGATGGCTTCTTTGAAGCCTACGACAAGGATTCGGCCAAGGCACATGCACTGTTCAGCAAGGCTGCGCTCGTGAATGCCGGCCTGGCTTCGACGAACGGTTCAGGGGTGATTGTCTCGACTTTTGTTGGGGCGGGCATGCCGAATCTGACTCACAAGTTCTATGGTGATGATTCCGACAAACAAGGCTGACAAGTATCGCAAGGTCGTCAGCGAACAAGCGCTGCTTCGGGAGAAGTTCCCGTTTTTGAACTCCCGCATCAGTGGGCTGAAACTGACATGCCGGGGACGCATCCAGCCGACGGAGCAGAGCCCAAGCTATCGCGTCGAAATCCACTACGCTCCTTGGAACTCGCCAGAGGTCCGCGTCATCGAGCCGAGGATTGAATACACCAAGGGCGCACACATGTATCACAACGACACGCTCTGCCTTTTCGACTGGCGCGAACAGCCGTGGCAGAAGCATTGGCATCTGCACCAAACCATCATCCCGTGGACAGCGGAGTGGCTTGTGTTCTACGAGTTATTCCTGCTTACCGGCAAGTGGCTCGGGCAATCAGCCGTTCACGGCCAGCCCAAACCCGAAGACCTTGCTCCGACCGAGGACCATAGCCGGAACTGAGCGAGAAGATTCATATCGTCCTAAAAGCACTCATGAACACAAATCCTCCGGAGAACTTTTTCCCGCACGGCAACCGCTGGGTTCGCGCAGACTTTCATCTGCACACGTGCCAGGACAAGGAGTTCGACTACAAAGGCGAACCGAGCGCGTTTACTGGCGAGTTCGTTGATCGGTTGGAGCACGAGGGTGTTGGAGTTGGAGTCATCACCAACCACAACAAGTTCGATTTCGAGGAATTCAAGTCCCTCCGCAAGGCCGCGAAGAAGCGCGGCATCTTCCTTCTGCCGGGGGTTGAACTCTCGGTGAACGACGGTGCGAACGGCATCCACGCCTTGATTGTCTTTGAACGCAACGCCTGGGCGAAAGAGAAAGATTGGATCAATCCTTTCCTTGAGAGCGCCTTTCACGGAACAGACGTAACAGATCGCGGTAACGAAAACGCCCGCTGCGGCTGGAGTCTGACGACATTGCTTGAGGAGCTACACAAGGCGCGCGAAAAGCATGCCCGCGACAGCTTCGTCATCCTTGCTCATGTCGAAGACCGTTGTGGTTTCTTCAACGAACTCGACGGTGGCCGTGTAGGCGAATTCGGAAAGCAGGCGCTCTTCCGAGAGAACGTGCTCGGATTTCAAAAGGTTCGCACACGCGACAAGGAAAAGGACTGGAAGCAGTGGCTTGGCGAACCGCTGCCGCCTTCCGTTGAAGGTTCTGACCCAAAGGACTTGGCAAAGGTGGGGCAGGCGCACAAGACCGGCGGTCAGGAGCAGCGGTGCTTTCTGCAGATTGGGGCACACACGTTTGAAGCGGTTAAACTTGCGTTGCTAAACCATCGCCACCGGGTTTCCGCTGCGCCACAGGAAGTCACGCATCCGCACGTGCTTTCCATTGAGGTCGAAGGAAGCGGAACGGATGGAGTCCGCTTTCAGTGGGCGCTAAACAGCGGGCTTAACAACCTCATCGGCATTCGTGGTAGCGGCAAGTCCACGGTCTTGGAACTCCTGCGATACGGACTCGGAGTTGAGTTGCGCGGACGCTGGACTACAAATCCGCCGGACGAAACCTACAAGACGGCGCTGGTTAAAGAACACGTTGGCAGCGGTGGGAAAATCACCATGCGATTGCGCGGACCGGGCGGCAAAGAATACGAGGTAAAACGGATTTGTGGGGAAGTGCCCAAGGTTTTCCAGAATGGGCAATTAACTCAGAACCTCCGCCCCAATGGAGGGCTGCTGAAGGTTCTCTATTTCGGCCAAAAGGACTTGAGCGAATTGGGCAAGGAGGACCGTAACACCGATTTGATTGAGAAATTCTACTCGGACGAACTCCGGGAGGTCCGGGAGAAAACAGAGCCAAAGGTGCAGGCTGTGCGCGATGTGGTTCTGAAACTCGGTCGGCAAGAAACGAGTGTCGGTAAGAAAGATGAACTGCTCGAAAAGAAGGCGAAGGTCGAGGAAAGCCTCAAAGTGTTCCAAGAGCACAAGGTTGCCGACAAGCTGGCGAAGCAGGTCGCCTTCAACACGGACATCGCCGCGTTGCAGGAGACAGCCGACTGGCTTGAAGAACTGGCCAACGCGGCAGAAGACCTTCAATCAGAACACGCCGAAAGCCTCAAAACTCTGATGGGGATGAGTTCCAAAGAGAACCCCGAGGAGATTCAGGCGGCGAAGACGGCTTTGAAGCCTGCCAACGATTTCCTAGCGGACCTCGTTTCCAGC
This window encodes:
- a CDS encoding histidinol-phosphatase, which encodes MNTNPPENFFPHGNRWVRADFHLHTCQDKEFDYKGEPSAFTGEFVDRLEHEGVGVGVITNHNKFDFEEFKSLRKAAKKRGIFLLPGVELSVNDGANGIHALIVFERNAWAKEKDWINPFLESAFHGTDVTDRGNENARCGWSLTTLLEELHKAREKHARDSFVILAHVEDRCGFFNELDGGRVGEFGKQALFRENVLGFQKVRTRDKEKDWKQWLGEPLPPSVEGSDPKDLAKVGQAHKTGGQEQRCFLQIGAHTFEAVKLALLNHRHRVSAAPQEVTHPHVLSIEVEGSGTDGVRFQWALNSGLNNLIGIRGSGKSTVLELLRYGLGVELRGRWTTNPPDETYKTALVKEHVGSGGKITMRLRGPGGKEYEVKRICGEVPKVFQNGQLTQNLRPNGGLLKVLYFGQKDLSELGKEDRNTDLIEKFYSDELREVREKTEPKVQAVRDVVLKLGRQETSVGKKDELLEKKAKVEESLKVFQEHKVADKLAKQVAFNTDIAALQETADWLEELANAAEDLQSEHAESLKTLMGMSSKENPEEIQAAKTALKPANDFLADLVSSVSSLRAAKQTVEEIKSKVEKKREGLDEEFAAVRRQIQLPEVNPDTYVELEKQLRETKQSLEDLSRDEAKRRQTAKELETALTELREAWHEEFKRLDESIRALNERKLPIALELQYRGNKVIFENFLKEFFKGTGVQGATIERLAKEFVDGIDIYQELQKGGDRWKDVVKVASTQQKLEGYIRQKLAEFLTLRVPDRLELSLHGKQLARHSLGQRTSALVLFLLERGDYDLLLIDQPEDDLDNQIIYQDVIRRLLELKTKHQFVFATHNANIPVLGESEMVASCSFEEAGLTLSTGSTDHPTIQRDIISVMEGGKDAFALRNRIYEQWKGGAVEAEREN
- a CDS encoding restriction endonuclease subunit S, with translation MGALRRDLLFGEQRFSFARRAKWQCVQLSEVLKHIFRPVNWSPNDVYRLISIRRRCGGLFRREDLRGADYKTTDLHEIRTGDFLVSKRQVVHGAWGMVTKEFSGCHVSKEYSILVNKAPDVLHMPFFDWLCHEQRMWHLAFLASDGVHREKLIFDSKDFLRHYIELPPTIEEQKHIVQVLDACDREIRLLEAELEALKQQKRGLMQKLLTGEIRVKTK